The nucleotide sequence ACACCCCCACCCAGGAGGAAGTGGAAGAAACCCTGGACGGCTACGCCGAACTGGCCCAGAACCCGCTGGTCATGCACTGAAGAATCAGTGCCCCCACGCTTGTCACTGCGTGTACTGCGCTGCCCCCCGAGGGGGCCTTCGCGCCTTGGGACGGCCCGGCGGCGCTCAAGAACCTCGCGTTAACCGGTACAGCGGCCCGACCAGCACCAGGACCGCGACCAGCCGGCACACCTGGAAGGCCGTCACCACCGGCACCCCCATTTGCAGCACCTTGGCGGTGATCGCCATCTCGGCGATGCCGCCGGGCGCGGTGCCCAGCACCAGCGTGGCCGGGTGCAGGCCGGTCAGCCGCGCCAGCAGCAGCGCGAAGCCGGCCGACAGCACGATCATCACCCCCGACCCCAGCGCCACCGAAGCCAGCCAGCGCGGCGCCGTGTGGACGAACTCGGCGCGAAAGCGCACCCCCAGGCTGACGCCGATCACCAGCTGCGCGGCATTGGTGGCCCAGGCCGGCAGCGCCGACAGCTCCAGGCCCGTCATGGCGAAGGCCATGGCCACCAGCAGCGCGCCCATGAACCAGGGATTGGCCCAGCGCGTGCGCGACATCAGCAGGGCGCCGGTCCCGGTGGCGCCGGCCAGCAGCGCCAGCCCGCCCGGATCGAACCGGCGCGCCGCCGCGCCCGGGTCCAGGCCGTGCACGCCGCTGAAGCTGAAGGCGAAGGGGATGGCCACGGTCACCACCAGCAGGCGCAGGCTGTGCGCGGCCGCCACCAGGTCGGTGCGAGCGCCTTCGCGCTCGGCCAGCAGCGTCATCTCCGAGGCGCCGCCCACCGCCCCGGCGAAATAGCTGGTGGCGCGCCGCACCGGTTCGCTCTCGGGCAGGCGACGCGCCAGGTCGCGGTGCAGCCAGCGGCCGAACAGCCAGCCCAGGGCCAGGGCCCAGGCGATGCCCAGCGCGATCGCCCACCACAGCCGCGCCACCAGCGCGGTGACCTGCGGCGTGAAGTACAGCCCCAGCGCGGTGCCGATCAGCCACTGGCCGGCATTGCGCAGCGGGTCCCAGCTCTGCGTGGGCGCGCCCAGCATCGAGGCCGCGGCCGTGGCCAGCAGCGGGCCGATCATCCAGGGCAGGGGGACGCCCAGCCGGCTGCACAGCAGCGCGGCGGCCAGGGCGGCGGCCAGGGTGGCGAGGGTGCGAAGCTGGAAACTGCGGGTCATTCGAAGGCAGTGGGCGCGGGGCGCGGCCGGCGCTTAGTATCGTTGCATGAGCCTGAGCCTGAGCTTGCGCCGTCTTGCCGCCGTGCTGGTCCTGCCGCTGGCCGCGGCGGCCTGCGCGTCCCTGCCGCCGCCGGTGGCGCAGGCGTTGCCGGCCGACGTGCTGCTGCTGGGCGAGCAGCACGACGTGGCGGCGCACCAGGAGCGCCATCGCGAGACGGTGGCCGGGCTGGCGGCCCAGGGCCGGCTGGCCGCCCTGGCACTGGAAATGGCCGAGGTCGGGCGCTCCACCGCCGGCCTGCAGCGCGACGCCTCCGAAGCCGCGGTGCGCGAGGCGCTGCGCTGGAACGACGAAGGCTGGCCTTGGCAGGCCTACGGCCCGGCCGTCATGGCCGCGGTGCGCGCCGGCGTGCCCGTGCTGGGCGCCAACCTGCCGCGCAAGGACATGCGCGGCGCCATGGTCGACGCGGGTCTGGACGGCCGCCTGCCCGAGGCCGAGCTGGCCGCCCAGCGCCAGGCGATCCGCGACGGCCATTGCGGCCTGCTGCCGCAGGCGCAGATCGCGCCCATGGCGCGGATCCAGATCGCGCGCGACATCGCGATGGCGCGCACGCTGGCGCAGGCCGCGCGTCCCGGCCGGACCGTGGTGCTGCTGGCGGGCAGCGGCCACGTGGACGAGCAGCTGGGCGTGCCGCGGCACCTGCCGTCCGCGCTGCGCTGGCGCGCCATCCGCTGGCCCGCCGATCCGGGCCAGCCGGCGCGCGACTACTGCGCGCAGCTGCGCGAGCAGATGCCGCCGCGCCGCTGAAGCAGCGCCGCCGTCCCTTTCAGGCGTGCTGCCGGATCGAGTCGGCCAGCGTGTTCACCAGCTGGTCGATGTGCGACTTCTCCACGACGTAGGGCGGCGCGATCACCACCACGTCGCCGGCCGGGCGCACCAGGGCGCCCTTGCGGAAGCAATCGAGGTAGATGTCGTAGGCGCGCTTGCCCGGCAGGCCGGCGATCGGCGCCAGCTCCACCGCCGCCGCCAGCCCCAGGCTGCGGATGCCCACCACGTTGGGCAGGCCCTTGAAGGTGGAATGGAAGGCGTCGCCCAGCACCTTGCCCATTTCGCCGGCGCGCGGGAACAGGCCTTCCTTCTGGTACAGGTCCAGCGTGGCGATCGCCGCGGCGCAGGACACCGGATGGCCCGAGTAGGTGTAGCCGTGGAAGAACTCGATGACGTGCTCCGGCGCGTCGGTCTTCATCATCGTGTCGTAGAGCTTGTCGCGGCAGATCACGCCGCCCAGCGGGATCACGCCGTTGGTGACGCACTTGGCGAAGTTCAGCATGTCCGGCACCACGCCGTAGAAGTCGGCGCCGAAGCTGGTGCCCATGCGGCCGAAGCCGGTGATCACCTCGTCGAAGATCAGCAGGATGCCGTGCTTGTCGCAGATCTCGCGCAGCCGCTTGAGGTAGCCCTTGGGCGGCAGGTACCAGCCGGCCGAGCCCGCCACCGGCTCGACGATGATGGCGGCGACATTCTCGGGGGAGTGCAGCGGCAGGATGCGCTGCTCCAGCTCCAGCAGGTAGTCCTCCTGCGACACCGGCTCCTGGTTGTGGATGTAGGCGTTGGCCGGGTCGTGGATGAAGCGCATGTGGTCCACCCGCGGCAGCAGCGCGGTGCCGTACACCTTGCGGTTGGCGGGAATGCCGCCCACGCTCATGCCGCCGAAGCCCACGCCGTGGTAGCCGCGCTCGCGGCCGATGAAGATGTTGCGATGCCCTTCGCCGCGGGCGCGGTGGTAGGCCAGCGCCACCTTCATCGAGGTGTCCGCCGCTTCCGAGCCGGAGTTGCAGAACAGCACCTTGTTCAGGTCGCCCGGCGCCATCGCGGCGATCTTCTGCGCCGCCAGGAAGGCCTGGTCGTTGGCGGCGTTGAACGCGGTGGCGTAGTCCAGCGTGTCCAGCTGCTTCTTGATGGCCTCGTTGATGGGCTTGCGGTTGTGGCCGGCGCCCACGCACCACAGGCTGGAGATGCCGTCGACGACCTGGCGGCCGTCGTGGGTGGTGAAGTGCATGCCGTCGGCCGCCACGAACACGCGCGGTTCCTTCTTGAAATGGCGGTTCGGCGTGAAGGGCAGCCAGTGGTTGCCCGTGTCGAAGTCGTTGTAGGCCATGGTCTCTCCTTGGAACGAGCGACCATTGTGCGCCGATCGCGGCCGCGCCAGTAGCCCTTCAGTCGGCCAGACGAGGCAGGGCCTGCATGAAATGGCGGCACTGCGCGTGCATCTGGTCGACGGCGTCGGACACGTGCTCCGGCATCAGCAGGTCCCACTGGGTCGCACTCGACACGCCCAGCCAGCTGGCCAGCGAGACGCCGCGCCGCAGCAGGCCGCCCTGCGCGGCCTCGACCCAGTGCTCGTATTCGAGCTGCCGGGAACGGCCGGACAGGTCGACGAGGGTGACGAGCACGACGCCGGCGACCGGCGTGCGGTAGCGCCAGGTCTGCTGACCGTCGATGTCCAGCGGTTTGCCCAGGAGCGGATCGAGCACCTCCCGGACCTGGCTGCGCAACCCGGGCAGCCGGACACCGCTGCCTTTGGGATCGGGCAGGCGGCTGGCGAGGTGCATGCGGCGCAGGTTCGCTGCCTCGAACAACTCCAGCTGAGCAGGAGTCAGCGCCAGACCCGCCCGCGCGGCCGCAGCCGGATGGAAGCGCAGCAGCATGGCGCTCGCGAGCTCACAGCAGCCGGCGTCGTCGGTCTCGTCCATCAGGGCGACCAGGCCCTGCGCGCCGCGGCCCCGCAGCGCCCGCAGGCGGGCCAGGTCCGAGTCGAGTTCGCACCGGGACTCCTCGCGCGCCCAGGCGAACAGGCGGTCCTCGAAGCGCGCCCGCAGGGTGGCGTCGGCAGGCTGCATCGTCTTGGTCAGCGCAGCGCGCCGAACACCTTGCTCAGCAGCGCGCTGCCGGCGGCGGCCGGGTTCTGCCGCAGCTTGCGCTCCTCCTCGCCGATCACCAGGTACAGCCCGTCCAGCGACTTGCGCGTGACGTAATGCTGGATGCTGGGATCCTCGTTCCTCACCAGGCCCAGCCCCTGGGCCTGGGCGGCCAGGCGGTTGTACTTCCCGGCCAGCCCCACCTTCTCGGTGGCGCGCTGCACCACCGGCAGGAACTGGGCGGCCAGGGGCGCGCGCGTCTTGTCGGCGAAGAACCGGGTGACCGAGGTGTCGCCGCCGGTGAGGATGTTCTTGGCGTCGACGACCGACATGCGCTGGACGGCGTCGACCAGCAGGTTCCGAGCCAGCGGCACGGCCGATTCGGCGGCGCGGTTCATCGCCAGCTCCAGCTCGTCGAGCCTCCTGCGCTGGCCCACGGCCCTCAGGAACCCGGCGGCATCCTGCAGCCAGCCGGGCAGGGGGATGCGCACGCGGGGGTTGGCCAGGAAGCCGTCGGGCACGCCCAGCAGCCGCACCGCCGCCAGGGCGCCGTTCTCCAGGGCCGCCTTGAGGCCGCGCGAGGCGTCGAATTCGCTGATGGAAGCCAGGTCGATCGAGCGCAGGTCCTGGGCCCGGGCCAGGGAGGCGGCCTGCAGCAGGGCCAGCGCAAGGGCGGCGCCGGCGGCGTGGCGGTCGAGGAACTGTCGTCGGTTCATGCGTTCCATGATGCCGCCAGCCCATCCGCAAGGCAAACGCCGTGGCCCGCCTGCGACAATCGCCGGCTTATGTCTTCCGCCTACATCCTGACGCTCTCGTGCCCCGACCGGCCCGGCATCGTGCATGCCGTCTCGGGCTTCCTGTACGAGCGCGGCGGCAACATCGAGGAGGCCGCGCAATACAACGACCACGGCACCGGCCTGTTCTTCATGCGGGTGCGCTTCGCCTACGGCCAGCTCGCGCACGAAGAGCTGCGCTCGCAGCTGCGCCCCTTCGCCGAGCCGCTGAAGATGAGCTGGCGGCTGCACGCCGCGGCGCAGCCCATGCGCGCGGTGATCATGGTCAGCAAGGAAGGCCATTGCCTGAACGACCTGCTGTTCCGCTGGAAGAGCGGCCTGTTGCCGCTGGACATCCGGGCCATCGTGTCCAACCACCGCGATTTCTACCAGCTGGCGGCCGGCTACAACGTGCCCTTCCACCACATCCCGGTGACGGCGGCGGGCAAGGCGCAGGCCGAGGCCAGGCAGTACGAGATCATCGAATCCGAGCAGGCCGAGCTGGTGGTGCTGGCGCGCTACATGCAGATCCTGTCCGACGGGATGTGCCACCGGCTGGCCGGCCGCGCCATCAACATCCACCACAGCTTCCTGCCCAGCTTCAAGGGCGCCAAGCCCTACTACCAGGCGCACGACCGCGGGGTGAAGCTGATCGGCGCCACCGCGCACTACGTGACGGCCGACCTGGACGAGGGCCCCATCATCGAGCAGGACGTGGCGCGCGTGGACCACAGCAAGACGGTGGAGGACTTCACCGCCATCGGCCGCGACACCGAGAGCCTGGTGCTGGCCCGCGCCGTGAAGTGGCACAGCGAGCACCGCGTGCTGCTGAACGGGCACAGGACGGTGATCTTCCGCTAAGTGACGTAGGTCACTAACAAAAAGCTAGCCGCAAGATCTTTTTTAAGATCTTTATGCCATACACTCTGCGGCATGGTTGCGCGTCCACTCCGCCCTGAAACTGCACCCCCTCAATTACCCCGCATCGTCGGCGGCTTCTCCACGGTCCTGGCTGACCCACCTTGGCGATTTGCAAACCGCACTGGCAAGGTTGCGCCAGAGCATCGGCGTCTGGATCGCTATTCCACAATGCCGCTTGAGGCAATTAAGGCACTGCCGGTCAGCAAGACACTTGCCGTGAACGCGCACCTCTATCTCTGGGTGCCAAATGCATTGCTCCCCGACGGGCTCGAGGTGATGAGCGCATGGGGTTTCCGATATGTGAGCAACATCGTTTGGGCAAAGCGTCGCATCGATGGTGGTCCGGATGGACGCGGAGTTGGCTTCTACTTCCGCAATGTGACGGAACTGCTGCTGTTCGGCGTGCGCGGCTCGATGCGGACACTGGCTCCGGGGAGGAGTCAAGTCAACATGATCGAGACGCGCAAGCGAGAGCACTCACGTAAGCCGGATGAGCAATATGACCTTATTGAATCTTGTTCACCGGGAGCTTATCTCGAGCTCTTTGCCCGTCATAAGCGGGCAGGTTGGACGGTATGGGGCGACGAGTCGTCAGATGACGTCGTGCCTCGCGGCCTCGTGCATAAAGGCTATGAAGGCGGACCTATTCTTCCGCCCTTGTTGCCCAACGAGCACATCGATCTCGGTCGGGCTGAAGTACTCGGAGAAAGACTTCGGACCATGTATTTGGCCGGCCAAAGCGTACGCCAACTTGCCGAGGAGACTGGGTATTCGATTCAGCGTGTTAGAGCTCTGTTACAAGCGGCGGGCACTAGCATGAGGCCGCGCGGCCGGGCACCGGTGCCTGAACTCGACTTGTTTCACGTGCTCGAGTAGGTTTGACCGTTCCACGTGTCGCGCGTTGCGGCGATAACAAGCAGCGGACACGTACCCATCACACCTCGCCTGACACGTAAGGCGGCCTTCTCCAGGTTGGTCGTCGTGGAAGTATCCAGGTCGATAGGTAACTTGCTCCTTCTTTGCTCGGGCGCAAGCGTTTCCTGATGCGACGCCCATATTTCTTCCGCCAAACCCTTCAGTGCAACTCTGTCTTGCGTGATCAGCACGGCGGCCGAAATCACGCCCGCCTCATGCCAAGCACGATAAGCTGACATGTCGCGATCCAAGTTGCCGTCCTTGGCGTTCCACTCCACGTCCAGTGCAACTCGGCCCTTGAAGTTGTCGACTAGGTACCCCTCCTGGCGGACTTCGGGTAGCCGATCAAGCACCACTCCGTTCTTCCCTATGAGAAGGCCTTGCGTCAGCAAGTCCACGCGGACCTCGCGCCACCCTCTCTCGCCGAACATCTCGTCGATTTCCTTGGCGATGCTGCCGCGGTTTCCGCCTGCTTTCAGCCAGTGCGCGGGGTTAAGCTCGAACGTCTTCAGGAAGTGAGTGATGTCTTCCCACTCCGCGGGGCACACCGAGCGCAATACGGCTGCCGCTGAACTGGTTTCCAAGAAAGCCCAGCGCCTCCTAATTTCCGACGCGAGAACGAGTGGATCATCGAAAGTACTGGTTTCAAACATCGCTTTAGTTTAGGGGGCAGCGTGATGTTTCATCCCAAGCCGCTTTTCAGCCCGCGCGAGCGTTTGCAAACATGACACAGCGCAAGCGACCTCTCTGACTATGACTACTCGCATCCCGCCCATCCAGTGCCTGCTGACCTTCGAGGCGCTGGCGCGGCTGCGCTCGGTGACGCAGGCGGCCGACGAGCTGTGCGTCACGCCCAGCGCCGTCAGCCACCGGGTGCGGCAGCTGGAGCAGATGCTGGGCACCAAGCTGTTCGGCCGCGCCGACTTCTCGCTCACCACCGAGGGCAGCGAGTACCTGGCGCACGTGCGCGAGGGCATCACGGCCCTGGGGCGTTTCCCCGGCCAGGGCGGCGCGCAGGGCAAGCGCAAGCTGCGGGTGGCGGTCACGCCCACCTTCTCGCGCTCCATCCTGATGCCGCGGCTGCGCGGCTTCACCGAGGCCTATCCGGAGATCGACCTGACGCTGCAGGTCTCCATCCCGCTGCTGGACGTGGTGGCCGAGGACGCCGACCTGATGATCCGCTTCGGCACCGGCCGCTATGCCGATGTGGAGCACGTCTGCCTGATGACCGACGAGGTCACGCCGCTGGCCTCGCCGGCCTACCTGCGCGAGAACGGGCCGTTCGACGACATCGGGGAGCTGCTGGGCGCCAAGCTGATCAAGAGCCCGCTGGAGCCCTGGCGCACCTGGTTCCTGGCGCATGGCGTGGACGCGGGCGAACCGGCCGAGGGCTCGTCCTTCAACGACATCGGCCTGATGTGCGACGCCGCCGCGCAGGGGCTGGGCGTGGCGCTGGTGCGGCTCAAGCTGGGCCAGCCCTGGCTGGAGAGCGGCCAGCTCGAGCGCGTGTCGGCGCGCAGCGTGCCCAGCCCGCATGCCCATTACCTGTGCTGGCGCACCGGCGCGCTGGAGCGCTGGGAATGCCAGGCGTTCGCCGACTGGCTGAAGAAGAGCCTGGCCTGAGGCCGGCCCGCTAGCGGCCCAGCTCGAAAGGCCGGCAGGTGGTGGTGGCCATGGCCACCAGCATGGCCTGCCCGCCGGCCAAGGCCCAGACGCGCGCCGTCGACACCGCGTGGCTCTTGCCGACCCGCACCGCCTCGCCGACGGCGATCAGCCGCTCGCCCGCGGCCGGCGCCAGGTTGTGCACCTCGTAACCCGTGGTGGACGCCGCCCAGCCCGCCGGCAGGGTCGATGCGGCGGCGCTGACGCCGGCGTAGTCGGCCAGCAGGCCCACGACGCCGCCCTGAACCACCCGGCCGTCGAAAGTGATGGCGGGCACGATGGGCAGCTCGACGGCCGACAGGCCCTCCGGCGCAAAGCCCAGCACCCGCAAGCCGACCAGCCGGGAAACCGGCATCGCGTGGAGAGCCTGGGCCAGGTCGGCGCGCAGGCCGGGCTGGAGGTCGGGAAGCCGGAACGCGAGGCTCATGGCAGCACTCCTGAAGCAAGCCTCCACACTGTGATCCCCCGGTCCCGACGGCGCGGTCGCCGCAGCGACAGCCTGCTGCGCATGAACCGCATTGAGCGGCGCATTGAAGAATCTTCAGGCGGCCGCCGCCGCAACCGGCTACCCTTGCCGCCATGAACGCCCCCCTCGCTCCCGAGCTCGCCCAGCGCGCCGAACGCCAGGCCCAGGTGGTGGCCGCGTTGCAGGCCGTGCTGCCGCACGGCGCCCTGCTGTGGAACGCCGAAGACACCACGCCCTACGAATGCGACGGCCTGACCGCCTACCGCCAGCGGCCGCTGGTGGTGGCGCTGCCCGAGACCGAGGCCCAGGTGCAGGCCGTGCTGCAGGCCTGCCATGCCCTGGCCGTGCCGGTGGTGGCGCGCGGCGCGGGCACCGGGCTGTCCGGCGGCGCCATGCCGCATGCGCTGGGCGTGACGCTGTCGCTGGCCAGGTTCAACCGCATCCTGGCCGTCGATCCGGCCAGCCGCACGGCGCGGGTGCAGTGCGGCGTGCGCAACCTGGCGATCAGCGAGGCGGCCGCGCCGCACGGCCTGTACTACGCGCCGGACCCGTCCAGCCAGATCGCCTGCACCATCGGCGGCAACGTGGCCGAGAACTCCGGCGGCGTGCACTGCCTCAAGTACGGGCTGACGCTGCACAACGTGCTCAAGGTGCGCGGCTTCACGGTGGAAGGCGAGCCGGTGGAGTTCGGCGGCGAGGCGCTGGACGTGCCGGGCTACGACCTGCTGTCGGTGCTGGTGGGCAGCGAGGGCATGCTGGCCGTGACGACCGAGGTGACGGTGAAGCTGGTGCCCAAGCCCCTGCTGGCGCGCTGCATCATGGCCAGCTTCGACGACCTGCGCAAGGCCGGCGACGCGGTGGCCGCGGTGATCGCCGCCGGCATCATCCCGGCGGGGCTGGAGATGATGGACAAGCCCATGACGGCCGCCGTCGAGGACTTCGTCCACGCCGGCTACGACCTCGCGGCCGAGGCCATCCTGCTGTGCGAGAGCGACGGCACGCCCGAGGAGGTGGAAGAAGAGATCGGCCGCATGAGCGAGGTGCTGCGCGCCGCCGGCGCCATCGCCATCGCCGTCAGCCGCGACGAGTCCGAGCGGCTGCGTTTCTGGAGCGGGCGCAAGAACGCCTTCCCCGCCTCGGGCCGCATCAGCCCCGACTACATGTGCATGGACTCGACCATCCCGCGCAAGCGGCTGGCCGACATCCTGCTGGCGATCCAGGCCATGGAGAAGAAGTAC is from Ramlibacter tataouinensis TTB310 and encodes:
- a CDS encoding AbrB family transcriptional regulator; the protein is MTRSFQLRTLATLAAALAAALLCSRLGVPLPWMIGPLLATAAASMLGAPTQSWDPLRNAGQWLIGTALGLYFTPQVTALVARLWWAIALGIAWALALGWLFGRWLHRDLARRLPESEPVRRATSYFAGAVGGASEMTLLAEREGARTDLVAAAHSLRLLVVTVAIPFAFSFSGVHGLDPGAAARRFDPGGLALLAGATGTGALLMSRTRWANPWFMGALLVAMAFAMTGLELSALPAWATNAAQLVIGVSLGVRFRAEFVHTAPRWLASVALGSGVMIVLSAGFALLLARLTGLHPATLVLGTAPGGIAEMAITAKVLQMGVPVVTAFQVCRLVAVLVLVGPLYRLTRGS
- a CDS encoding ChaN family lipoprotein, which produces MSLSLSLRRLAAVLVLPLAAAACASLPPPVAQALPADVLLLGEQHDVAAHQERHRETVAGLAAQGRLAALALEMAEVGRSTAGLQRDASEAAVREALRWNDEGWPWQAYGPAVMAAVRAGVPVLGANLPRKDMRGAMVDAGLDGRLPEAELAAQRQAIRDGHCGLLPQAQIAPMARIQIARDIAMARTLAQAARPGRTVVLLAGSGHVDEQLGVPRHLPSALRWRAIRWPADPGQPARDYCAQLREQMPPRR
- a CDS encoding aminotransferase class III-fold pyridoxal phosphate-dependent enzyme yields the protein MAYNDFDTGNHWLPFTPNRHFKKEPRVFVAADGMHFTTHDGRQVVDGISSLWCVGAGHNRKPINEAIKKQLDTLDYATAFNAANDQAFLAAQKIAAMAPGDLNKVLFCNSGSEAADTSMKVALAYHRARGEGHRNIFIGRERGYHGVGFGGMSVGGIPANRKVYGTALLPRVDHMRFIHDPANAYIHNQEPVSQEDYLLELEQRILPLHSPENVAAIIVEPVAGSAGWYLPPKGYLKRLREICDKHGILLIFDEVITGFGRMGTSFGADFYGVVPDMLNFAKCVTNGVIPLGGVICRDKLYDTMMKTDAPEHVIEFFHGYTYSGHPVSCAAAIATLDLYQKEGLFPRAGEMGKVLGDAFHSTFKGLPNVVGIRSLGLAAAVELAPIAGLPGKRAYDIYLDCFRKGALVRPAGDVVVIAPPYVVEKSHIDQLVNTLADSIRQHA
- a CDS encoding DUF4197 domain-containing protein; this translates as MNRRQFLDRHAAGAALALALLQAASLARAQDLRSIDLASISEFDASRGLKAALENGALAAVRLLGVPDGFLANPRVRIPLPGWLQDAAGFLRAVGQRRRLDELELAMNRAAESAVPLARNLLVDAVQRMSVVDAKNILTGGDTSVTRFFADKTRAPLAAQFLPVVQRATEKVGLAGKYNRLAAQAQGLGLVRNEDPSIQHYVTRKSLDGLYLVIGEEERKLRQNPAAAGSALLSKVFGALR
- the purU gene encoding formyltetrahydrofolate deformylase; this translates as MSSAYILTLSCPDRPGIVHAVSGFLYERGGNIEEAAQYNDHGTGLFFMRVRFAYGQLAHEELRSQLRPFAEPLKMSWRLHAAAQPMRAVIMVSKEGHCLNDLLFRWKSGLLPLDIRAIVSNHRDFYQLAAGYNVPFHHIPVTAAGKAQAEARQYEIIESEQAELVVLARYMQILSDGMCHRLAGRAINIHHSFLPSFKGAKPYYQAHDRGVKLIGATAHYVTADLDEGPIIEQDVARVDHSKTVEDFTAIGRDTESLVLARAVKWHSEHRVLLNGHRTVIFR
- a CDS encoding MT-A70 family methyltransferase — protein: MVARPLRPETAPPQLPRIVGGFSTVLADPPWRFANRTGKVAPEHRRLDRYSTMPLEAIKALPVSKTLAVNAHLYLWVPNALLPDGLEVMSAWGFRYVSNIVWAKRRIDGGPDGRGVGFYFRNVTELLLFGVRGSMRTLAPGRSQVNMIETRKREHSRKPDEQYDLIESCSPGAYLELFARHKRAGWTVWGDESSDDVVPRGLVHKGYEGGPILPPLLPNEHIDLGRAEVLGERLRTMYLAGQSVRQLAEETGYSIQRVRALLQAAGTSMRPRGRAPVPELDLFHVLE
- a CDS encoding BglII/BstYI family type II restriction endonuclease; protein product: MFETSTFDDPLVLASEIRRRWAFLETSSAAAVLRSVCPAEWEDITHFLKTFELNPAHWLKAGGNRGSIAKEIDEMFGERGWREVRVDLLTQGLLIGKNGVVLDRLPEVRQEGYLVDNFKGRVALDVEWNAKDGNLDRDMSAYRAWHEAGVISAAVLITQDRVALKGLAEEIWASHQETLAPEQRRSKLPIDLDTSTTTNLEKAALRVRRGVMGTCPLLVIAATRDTWNGQTYSST
- a CDS encoding LysR substrate-binding domain-containing protein — protein: MTTRIPPIQCLLTFEALARLRSVTQAADELCVTPSAVSHRVRQLEQMLGTKLFGRADFSLTTEGSEYLAHVREGITALGRFPGQGGAQGKRKLRVAVTPTFSRSILMPRLRGFTEAYPEIDLTLQVSIPLLDVVAEDADLMIRFGTGRYADVEHVCLMTDEVTPLASPAYLRENGPFDDIGELLGAKLIKSPLEPWRTWFLAHGVDAGEPAEGSSFNDIGLMCDAAAQGLGVALVRLKLGQPWLESGQLERVSARSVPSPHAHYLCWRTGALERWECQAFADWLKKSLA
- a CDS encoding PaaI family thioesterase; the protein is MSLAFRLPDLQPGLRADLAQALHAMPVSRLVGLRVLGFAPEGLSAVELPIVPAITFDGRVVQGGVVGLLADYAGVSAAASTLPAGWAASTTGYEVHNLAPAAGERLIAVGEAVRVGKSHAVSTARVWALAGGQAMLVAMATTTCRPFELGR
- a CDS encoding FAD-linked oxidase C-terminal domain-containing protein, coding for MNAPLAPELAQRAERQAQVVAALQAVLPHGALLWNAEDTTPYECDGLTAYRQRPLVVALPETEAQVQAVLQACHALAVPVVARGAGTGLSGGAMPHALGVTLSLARFNRILAVDPASRTARVQCGVRNLAISEAAAPHGLYYAPDPSSQIACTIGGNVAENSGGVHCLKYGLTLHNVLKVRGFTVEGEPVEFGGEALDVPGYDLLSVLVGSEGMLAVTTEVTVKLVPKPLLARCIMASFDDLRKAGDAVAAVIAAGIIPAGLEMMDKPMTAAVEDFVHAGYDLAAEAILLCESDGTPEEVEEEIGRMSEVLRAAGAIAIAVSRDESERLRFWSGRKNAFPASGRISPDYMCMDSTIPRKRLADILLAIQAMEKKYGLRCANVFHAGDGNLHPLILFDANDPDQLHRCELFGADILETSVAMGGTVTGEHGVGVEKLNSMCVQFSPEEREQMFGVKRAFDPRGLLNPGKVIPTLNRCAEYGKMLVRAGRIAHPELPRY